GCCTTCTTTGGTCTTTTCACAAGCTTGATGCTTGTTCCTTTAGGAGCGGCTTCGCGTATAATTGGCAACAAATAATCACTGCCTTGTTCTATACTCTCGTAATAAAGTCGTATTTCCTGCATTATAGTTTTTCTAAAATAATTAAGTGTTCTTTTTTACCCTTTTGAGCATAAGAAGGATTGAAAATTTTTGAATGTTTTGACAAATCAGAAGATAAAATCTCATTAACCTTAAGTCCAATTTTCGGTGCAAATTCCGAAATTTCCTTTTCTATTTTTATCAATTCTTTTTTTATTACACTGTCACCAATAACTATAAATGCAAAATGATTAGGTTTCAAAACTCTTTGCATTTCAGCAAAACACTTAATCAAATCTTCATTCCATTTTTCTTTTTTCTCTTTAAGGCTGGAATACTCACGTCTAGAACCAATCTCATTGTATTGAGCAAATTTTACGTCAAGGTCAAGCCAACGTTTGCGGAATTTGTGATACAAGTAATAATCGTAAGTATTTGCATAAGGTGGCGAAGTAATAATAATATCAATGGAATTATCGGAAATGAAATTAAGGTTGCGGCTGTCTGCATTGAAAACTTGTAATTCGGTTTTGTCATAAACCAATTCAGAAAACTCTTTAATTCTCAAATTATATTCTATTGCTCGCTTGCAGAATAATTCAAGAGTCAGACAGTCAGGAATATTTTTTTGAATGGCGGCAAAGCGTGTATCACTTTCCTGATTGGAAACACGGACTATAATTGAGGATAAGACAATTTTCAGAAAATTCTGAACATCGGGATCCTTTT
This genomic interval from Candidatus Woesearchaeota archaeon contains the following:
- a CDS encoding site-specific DNA-methyltransferase, whose translation is PYPAKFPPQLPKKILEDYAIKGQTVLDPFCGSGTTLVEARIFGANAIGVDVNGLAVLLSKVKATPLSIIQFSAIEKFIAEIEDNILKWKFNGRPKIKTKEIEGQDHWFQKNVSEEITFILNEITKQKDPDVQNFLKIVLSSIIVRVSNQESDTRFAAIQKNIPDCLTLELFCKRAIEYNLRIKEFSELVYDKTELQVFNADSRNLNFISDNSIDIIITSPPYANTYDYYLYHKFRKRWLDLDVKFAQYNEIGSRREYSSLKEKKEKWNEDLIKCFAEMQRVLKPNHFAFIVIGDSVIKKELIKIEKEISEFAPKIGLKVNEILSSDLSKHSKIFNPSYAQKGKKEHLIILEKL